One genomic window of Thioclava sp. GXIMD4216 includes the following:
- a CDS encoding NAD kinase: MGVRDKIHFTASRGEVAQSALKMLLDVYGQTPIAEANVIVALGGDGFMLQTLHEGLNLPVYGMNRGTVGFLMNQFSAEDLNDRLALAEEAVIHPLSMTAQTADGEIHKALAINEVSLLRAGPQAAKLRISVNGRVRMNELICDGAILSTPAGSTAYNYSAHGPILPIGAGVLALTGIASFRPRRWRGAILPDAAKVRFEVLEPMKRPVMADADSRSVQPVKWVEVELENRVSHRILFDPGHGLEERLMNEQFA; encoded by the coding sequence GTGGGCGTTCGAGACAAAATCCATTTCACGGCTTCCCGTGGGGAGGTCGCCCAGTCGGCTCTCAAGATGCTGCTTGATGTCTATGGGCAGACCCCGATTGCAGAGGCCAATGTGATTGTGGCTCTGGGCGGGGACGGGTTCATGCTGCAGACGTTGCATGAGGGGTTGAACCTGCCGGTCTACGGGATGAATCGCGGCACGGTCGGCTTTTTGATGAACCAGTTCTCGGCCGAGGATCTGAACGACAGGCTTGCGCTGGCCGAAGAGGCGGTGATCCATCCGTTGTCGATGACGGCGCAGACTGCCGATGGCGAAATCCACAAAGCTTTGGCAATCAACGAGGTTTCGCTTTTGCGTGCAGGGCCGCAGGCCGCGAAATTGCGGATTTCGGTCAATGGTCGCGTGCGGATGAACGAGTTGATCTGCGACGGGGCGATCCTGTCGACGCCTGCCGGTTCGACCGCCTATAACTATTCCGCGCATGGTCCGATCCTGCCGATCGGGGCGGGGGTGCTGGCTCTGACAGGGATTGCCTCCTTCCGTCCGCGTCGATGGCGCGGGGCGATTTTGCCCGATGCGGCCAAGGTGCGGTTCGAGGTGCTGGAACCGATGAAACGCCCGGTGATGGCGGATGCCGATTCACGTTCGGTGCAGCCCGTCAAATGGGTCGAGGTCGAACTGGAAAACCGCGTGTCGCACCGGATTCTTTTCGATCCGGGGCATGGGTTGGAAGAGCGGTTGATGAACGAGCAATTCGCCTAA
- the glyA gene encoding serine hydroxymethyltransferase, whose translation MTEQRDAGFFTESLETRDPELFGSIRNELGRQRDEIELIASENIVSAAVMEAQGSVLTNKYAEGYPGKRYYGGCEFVDVAENLAIERAKQLFGCEFANVQPNSGSQANQGVFTALLQPGDTILGMSLDAGGHLTHGAKPNQSGKWFNAIQYGVRRQDERIDYDQIQELANEHKPKLIIAGGSAIPRQVDFAKMREIADSVGALLMVDMAHFAGLVAGGQHPSPFPYADVATTTTHKTLRGPRGGMILTNDEAIAKKINSAIFPGIQGGPLMHVIAAKAVAFGEALRPEFKVYAEQVVKNAQALSDELMKGGLNIVTGGTDTHVVLVDLRPKGVKGNATDKALGRSHITCNKNGVPFDPEKPTVTSGVRLGTPAGTTRGFKEEEFRQIARMIVKVVDGLAANGEENNEAVEAAVREEVAALCAKFPLYPNL comes from the coding sequence ATGACCGAACAGCGTGATGCAGGCTTCTTCACCGAGAGCCTCGAAACCCGTGACCCCGAGCTGTTTGGCTCGATCCGCAACGAGCTTGGCCGCCAGCGCGACGAGATCGAACTGATCGCCTCCGAGAACATCGTCTCGGCAGCCGTGATGGAAGCCCAAGGCTCCGTTCTGACCAACAAATATGCCGAAGGCTATCCGGGTAAGCGCTATTATGGCGGCTGCGAATTCGTCGATGTCGCCGAAAACCTCGCCATCGAGCGCGCCAAGCAGCTGTTCGGCTGTGAATTCGCCAACGTGCAGCCGAATTCGGGCAGCCAGGCCAACCAGGGCGTGTTCACCGCGCTGCTGCAACCGGGCGACACCATTCTGGGCATGTCGCTGGATGCAGGCGGCCACCTGACCCACGGCGCCAAGCCCAACCAGTCGGGCAAATGGTTCAACGCGATCCAGTATGGCGTACGCCGTCAGGACGAGCGCATCGACTATGATCAGATCCAGGAACTGGCCAACGAGCATAAGCCGAAGCTGATCATCGCCGGTGGTTCGGCCATTCCGCGTCAGGTCGATTTTGCGAAAATGCGCGAGATCGCCGATTCCGTGGGTGCGCTGCTGATGGTCGATATGGCCCACTTCGCAGGCCTCGTGGCCGGCGGTCAGCACCCCTCGCCCTTCCCCTATGCCGATGTGGCGACCACCACGACCCACAAAACCCTGCGCGGCCCGCGCGGCGGCATGATCCTGACCAATGACGAGGCGATCGCCAAGAAGATCAACTCGGCCATTTTCCCGGGCATTCAGGGTGGCCCGCTGATGCATGTCATCGCGGCGAAAGCGGTTGCCTTCGGTGAAGCGCTGCGCCCCGAGTTCAAAGTCTATGCCGAGCAGGTCGTGAAGAACGCGCAAGCGCTGTCGGACGAGCTGATGAAAGGTGGCCTGAACATCGTCACCGGCGGCACCGACACCCATGTCGTGCTGGTTGACCTGCGCCCGAAAGGCGTGAAGGGCAATGCGACCGACAAAGCCTTGGGCCGTTCGCATATCACCTGCAACAAGAACGGCGTGCCGTTCGACCCCGAAAAGCCGACCGTGACCTCGGGCGTCCGTCTGGGCACCCCCGCAGGCACCACCCGCGGCTTCAAGGAAGAAGAGTTCCGTCAGATCGCCCGCATGATCGTGAAGGTCGTCGATGGTCTGGCCGCCAATGGCGAAGAGAACAACGAGGCCGTGGAAGCGGCTGTCCGCGAGGAAGTGGCGGCTCTGTGCGCCAAATTCCCGCTCTATCCGAACCTCTGA
- a CDS encoding alpha/beta fold hydrolase produces MLNTLSQGSPTGQPPLLIVHGLFGSARNWGVIQKRLSDAREVFAVDQRNHGDSPWQDSQSYFDMAEDIAKVIEANGGKMDVLGHSMGGKAVMVLALTRPDLVNRLIVADVAPIAYQHSQDSLIQAMKGLDLDGLTLRSEANRRLSQTVASEAVRAFLLQSLDLKSTPPHWKLNLDVLEAEMGKIVGFPELSGAFTGETLFVYGGASDYVQPGYQPTIDRLFPHNTMAKIDGVGHWLHAEKPREFEQIVRDFIA; encoded by the coding sequence ATGTTAAACACGCTTTCTCAAGGCAGCCCCACGGGGCAGCCCCCGCTTCTGATCGTTCATGGCCTCTTCGGTTCCGCCCGCAACTGGGGCGTGATCCAAAAGCGTCTGTCAGACGCTCGGGAAGTCTTTGCCGTTGACCAACGCAATCATGGTGACAGTCCCTGGCAGGACAGCCAGAGCTATTTCGACATGGCCGAAGATATCGCCAAGGTGATCGAGGCCAATGGCGGCAAAATGGATGTGCTCGGCCATTCGATGGGGGGCAAGGCGGTTATGGTACTGGCCCTGACCCGCCCCGATCTGGTCAACCGGCTGATCGTGGCGGATGTGGCGCCGATTGCCTATCAGCACTCGCAGGATTCGCTCATTCAGGCCATGAAAGGGCTGGATCTGGACGGGCTGACGCTCCGCTCGGAAGCCAATCGGCGCTTGTCGCAAACCGTCGCAAGCGAGGCGGTTCGGGCTTTTCTGCTGCAATCTCTGGACCTGAAATCGACACCGCCGCACTGGAAGCTCAATCTGGATGTGCTGGAAGCGGAGATGGGCAAGATCGTGGGCTTCCCCGAGCTATCCGGCGCTTTCACCGGCGAGACGCTGTTTGTCTATGGCGGGGCGTCCGATTACGTGCAGCCTGGCTATCAGCCGACAATCGACAGGCTGTTCCCGCATAACACGATGGCCAAGATTGACGGTGTGGGGCATTGGCTTCATGCCGAGAAACCACGCGAATTCGAGCAGATCGTGCGGGATTTCATCGCCTGA
- a CDS encoding metallophosphoesterase → MRRILHLSDLHFGKIDPRLEPPLLRKIAELEPDLVIVSGDFTQRARRRQFAQARAFLNRIKAPVLAVPGNHDTPLDNIFVRFVTPWRRYRQAIDRELEPEWRDAKIHVIGVNTVNRFKWQRGRISSHTIRRVCSRFSSVSREVLRIVVMHHPLEHGPETDKKLMEGASKALKRLSRCGADIVLSGHLHEGSAAPFHAAPGLLFVQAGTGLSTRLRGTPNMFNMLDYHMTGEVSITRFFSGADGQFVAQDRRHFRKSGSDWAELVRPSAAETPSYQLIRSVACEL, encoded by the coding sequence ATGAGACGCATTCTGCATCTGTCGGATCTGCATTTCGGTAAAATCGACCCGCGGCTGGAGCCCCCTTTGTTGCGCAAGATCGCGGAGCTGGAGCCCGATCTGGTGATCGTCTCGGGCGATTTTACCCAGCGGGCGAGGCGTCGGCAATTTGCGCAAGCGCGGGCCTTTCTGAACCGGATCAAGGCACCGGTTCTGGCTGTGCCGGGCAATCATGACACGCCGCTGGATAATATCTTTGTCCGTTTCGTGACGCCGTGGAGACGCTACCGGCAGGCCATTGACCGCGAGCTGGAACCCGAATGGCGTGACGCCAAGATACATGTGATCGGGGTGAATACCGTGAACCGCTTCAAATGGCAGCGTGGCCGGATTTCGTCGCATACGATCCGGCGGGTCTGTTCCCGTTTTTCTTCCGTCTCGCGGGAGGTACTACGCATTGTCGTCATGCATCATCCGTTGGAACACGGGCCGGAAACCGACAAGAAACTGATGGAGGGGGCGTCAAAGGCGCTGAAACGGTTGTCCCGATGCGGGGCGGATATTGTTCTGTCAGGGCATTTGCATGAGGGGTCAGCCGCCCCCTTTCATGCCGCCCCCGGGCTGCTGTTCGTACAGGCCGGAACGGGGCTGTCGACCCGGTTGCGCGGAACTCCCAACATGTTCAATATGCTGGACTATCACATGACGGGGGAGGTCTCGATCACCCGCTTTTTCTCCGGCGCGGATGGCCAGTTTGTGGCGCAGGATCGGCGGCATTTCCGTAAAAGCGGATCGGACTGGGCCGAGCTTGTACGCCCGAGTGCTGCGGAGACCCCGTCCTATCAGCTGATCCGCTCTGTCGCCTGCGAACTTTAA
- a CDS encoding diacylglycerol kinase family protein, whose product MSVTFAQTETPEDEARHGANFAATRVPFRRIYVVANPNSGQNSRTREPIEAALKVFGDEAKLYRWEPDHEVSETVDRAIADGAELIVAAGGDGTVMAVAQAMLGKGVPMAVLPLGTFNFYARGLRFSEDATEAAQQILKGETREIQVGAVDGRVFLNNASLGIYPKILKAREAIYARWGRHRMVAYWSVIRTFLKFQKPMKVDFQTEDLADTRATPLIFVARSAYQLDFFGLRGARAITDDKFAVLIAKGENRMQLFRLAWRLVTRQVREGRDYDVLRCREFTVGLRGKRRALLAFDGEKARMESPFAFRMHPDLLTIVLPEEKEQEAA is encoded by the coding sequence ATGTCAGTTACATTTGCCCAGACAGAGACACCTGAGGATGAGGCGCGGCATGGGGCGAACTTTGCTGCGACGCGGGTGCCCTTCCGCCGTATCTATGTGGTCGCCAACCCGAATTCGGGACAGAATTCGCGCACGCGGGAGCCGATCGAAGCCGCGCTGAAAGTGTTCGGGGACGAGGCGAAACTCTATCGTTGGGAGCCGGATCACGAAGTCTCCGAGACGGTAGATCGCGCCATTGCCGACGGGGCAGAGTTGATCGTTGCGGCAGGGGGGGACGGGACAGTGATGGCCGTCGCACAAGCCATGCTTGGAAAGGGTGTGCCGATGGCGGTGCTTCCTCTTGGCACGTTCAACTTCTATGCGCGGGGGCTACGGTTTTCGGAAGACGCGACGGAAGCTGCGCAACAGATCCTCAAAGGCGAGACGCGGGAGATCCAGGTTGGTGCTGTTGATGGGCGGGTGTTCCTGAACAATGCTTCTTTGGGGATCTATCCGAAAATCCTGAAAGCGCGCGAGGCGATCTATGCCCGTTGGGGGCGGCACCGGATGGTGGCCTATTGGTCTGTAATCAGGACTTTCCTGAAATTCCAGAAACCTATGAAAGTGGATTTTCAGACGGAAGATCTAGCCGATACGCGCGCGACGCCGCTGATTTTCGTCGCGCGTTCGGCCTACCAGCTGGATTTCTTCGGGTTGCGGGGGGCGCGCGCGATCACCGATGACAAATTCGCGGTCTTGATTGCCAAGGGGGAAAACCGGATGCAGCTGTTCCGCCTTGCATGGCGTCTGGTGACGCGGCAGGTCCGTGAAGGGCGGGACTATGATGTGCTGCGCTGTCGCGAATTCACGGTCGGTCTGCGGGGGAAACGTCGCGCGCTTCTGGCTTTCGATGGGGAAAAGGCGCGGATGGAATCGCCATTTGCGTTCCGCATGCATCCGGACCTGTTGACCATCGTGCTACCGGAGGAGAAAGAGCAGGAGGCGGCATGA
- a CDS encoding antibiotic ABC transporter — translation MFFDPLASASLPIETAWLSWEAQAVIAMRLAGMAGLWHAAPDEMTRMVTEKIDAGFEATEAATRTVFSGGTMDQAMRAVVREFSRHTADNVQRLSKLGPAQVF, via the coding sequence ATGTTTTTCGACCCTTTGGCTTCGGCTTCTTTGCCCATCGAGACGGCTTGGCTTAGCTGGGAGGCTCAAGCCGTGATCGCGATGCGTCTCGCCGGTATGGCAGGGCTCTGGCATGCCGCCCCCGACGAGATGACCCGTATGGTCACCGAAAAAATCGACGCGGGATTCGAGGCGACGGAGGCGGCCACCCGCACCGTTTTCTCCGGCGGCACCATGGATCAGGCTATGCGCGCTGTGGTGCGGGAATTCAGTCGCCATACTGCTGATAACGTGCAGCGACTGTCCAAGCTTGGCCCCGCACAGGTTTTCTGA
- a CDS encoding efflux RND transporter periplasmic adaptor subunit: MFKRLLVAAIALLLLAVIAGGIIGFNLFREKMIGQFFATMQQPAAVVSVTKVVPVTWTPGIEAIGTANAAEGTDLAIEAAGIVREITFAANDTVKKGQLLVQIDDRQEKADLAAAEASLELAQTSLERAQKLNERGVSAVSTLDSAIADATTAQSTVQKLKAALETKRLLAPFDGTIGIPQVDLGEYATVGTPYATLQNDSRMHVDFTLSEQQVRNVSVGQDVEVTSEVGGITKAGKIIGIEPKIDANSRLVGLRAEISNDDRALTPGQFLQVRVILPTQAGVIALPQTVVTSSLYGDSVYVVRDEDKDGETRQIASQVFVKLGRRSGDMVEITEGVKSGDQVVNAGQNRLTPGAPVTIDNSVTLPADPGRDIAPEASK; encoded by the coding sequence ATGTTCAAGAGACTCCTCGTCGCCGCTATTGCCCTCCTTTTGCTGGCAGTCATTGCGGGCGGTATTATCGGTTTCAACCTGTTCCGCGAAAAAATGATCGGCCAGTTCTTCGCCACGATGCAGCAGCCCGCAGCCGTTGTATCGGTGACCAAGGTTGTGCCGGTGACGTGGACCCCGGGGATCGAAGCCATCGGCACAGCCAATGCGGCAGAAGGCACCGATCTTGCCATCGAAGCGGCGGGCATCGTGCGCGAAATCACCTTTGCTGCCAATGATACCGTCAAGAAAGGCCAGCTTCTGGTGCAGATCGACGACCGTCAGGAAAAGGCGGATCTGGCAGCCGCAGAAGCCTCGCTGGAACTGGCGCAGACCTCGCTGGAGCGGGCGCAGAAACTGAACGAGCGTGGCGTGTCGGCGGTGTCCACCCTCGATAGCGCCATCGCCGATGCGACCACCGCACAATCCACCGTGCAGAAACTGAAAGCCGCATTGGAGACAAAACGCCTTCTGGCACCGTTTGACGGCACGATCGGCATCCCGCAAGTGGATCTGGGCGAATATGCAACGGTGGGCACCCCCTATGCAACGCTCCAGAACGACTCCAGGATGCATGTCGATTTTACGCTATCCGAACAGCAGGTGCGCAATGTCTCTGTCGGGCAGGATGTCGAGGTGACCTCGGAAGTGGGCGGCATCACCAAAGCGGGAAAAATTATCGGGATCGAACCCAAAATCGACGCGAACTCCCGTCTGGTCGGGCTGCGCGCCGAAATTTCCAATGACGACCGCGCTTTGACACCCGGCCAGTTCCTGCAGGTGCGGGTTATCCTGCCCACGCAAGCCGGTGTGATCGCCCTGCCGCAAACGGTCGTGACCTCCAGCCTTTATGGCGATTCCGTCTATGTCGTGCGCGACGAGGACAAAGACGGCGAGACCCGCCAGATCGCCAGTCAGGTCTTCGTCAAACTGGGCCGCCGCTCGGGAGACATGGTGGAAATCACCGAGGGCGTGAAAAGCGGTGATCAGGTCGTCAATGCCGGCCAGAACCGCCTGACCCCCGGCGCCCCCGTCACGATCGACAACTCGGTGACCCTCCCCGCCGATCCGGGCCGCGATATCGCACCCGAAGCCTCGAAATAA
- a CDS encoding efflux RND transporter permease subunit, whose product MHFTEIFIRRPVLSMVIGAFMLLIGAQAFFNLPVREYPEVDETVVTVTTTYPGAAPDLIQGFITAPIAAAVATTENIDFVTSSSRPSVSTVSVNMKLGADPDVALTEVLAKVQQVRSDLPDGAEDPQIVKGTGMTFALMYLAATNPNMTQEQLTEYLDRVIRPRMSTIQGVAEIQIIGGSTYAMRVWIDPKKLAARNVTAAEVLAAIQASNFLSAPGATENDFYTQSITLKSTLSSPDAFGALPLRGEGDSVIRLRDVARIELASDESGEIVSFNGQSGTFIGVMPTPAANPLDTAQAVHDALPAINASLPEGMEIQNVYDSTETISASIEEVFHTIAEAVIIVVLVILLFLGSVRSVLMPIVTIPLSLVGVMAVLLALGYSINLLTLLAMVLAIGLVVDDAIVVVENIHRHIEDGMKPIPAAVKGMQEITGPVIAMTITLAAVLAPLAFTGGLTGALFTEFAFTLAGSVILSGIIALTITPMMSGRILKSGHAGGFQGFVDRVFEKLAGFYERRVTGSLNLRWVTLLIVGVLMGTTGFMFTKTSGELAPDEDQGALFAIMKGPKYATDRYTSAYIKQVDDNTKDIPEVRQSFSIAGFGGDDGQGIEIWQLKDWADRDRSQAQVQQDIQAGLDKSPGLQGFAFAPPTLPGTGGGLPISVILQSVNSSSRVAEVSAEITQKAMQSGKFIIVQNSLSFDAPEVQVTIDRDRAASLNVPISQIGQTLGLLVGGGSVAQFDRDSNSYDIITQVPRSFRENPEELGNYFVRASTGEMVPLSALVKIEGGVRSAAIEQFNQLNSSTITALPLPTVSTGEGLAEIQKIANETIPDGFFIDYSGQSRLEVTQGNTIVIAFAAAVLVIYLVLAAQFESFRDPFIILMTVPMTVFGALLPLNLGLGTLNIYSQVGLITLVGLITKHGILMVEFANQQREDHGLSRREAIIAAARTRLRPILMTTAAMALAVIPLVIAEGAGAAARQAMGVVMFSGLIIGTLFTLFVVPMFYTFISPSDKAWRAAKERKIAAG is encoded by the coding sequence ATGCATTTCACCGAAATCTTCATCCGGCGGCCCGTGCTGTCGATGGTCATCGGCGCCTTTATGCTGCTGATCGGGGCGCAGGCGTTTTTCAACCTGCCTGTGCGCGAATATCCGGAGGTGGATGAGACGGTGGTGACCGTCACCACCACCTATCCCGGGGCCGCGCCGGACCTCATTCAGGGCTTTATCACCGCGCCGATTGCGGCCGCTGTGGCCACCACCGAGAATATCGACTTCGTGACCTCGTCGTCGCGGCCTTCGGTATCGACCGTCTCGGTCAATATGAAGCTGGGTGCCGACCCCGATGTCGCGCTGACCGAGGTGCTGGCCAAGGTGCAGCAGGTGCGCTCGGATCTGCCTGATGGCGCGGAGGACCCGCAGATCGTCAAGGGCACGGGGATGACCTTCGCGCTGATGTATCTGGCCGCGACCAACCCCAATATGACGCAAGAGCAGCTGACCGAATATCTGGACCGCGTGATCCGTCCGCGCATGTCGACCATTCAGGGCGTGGCCGAGATCCAGATCATCGGCGGCTCTACCTATGCGATGCGCGTCTGGATCGACCCGAAAAAACTGGCCGCGCGCAATGTGACCGCCGCCGAGGTGCTTGCGGCGATTCAGGCCTCGAACTTCCTTTCGGCGCCGGGGGCCACGGAAAACGACTTCTACACCCAGTCGATCACGCTGAAATCCACGCTGTCTTCGCCCGATGCCTTTGGTGCCCTGCCCCTGCGCGGGGAAGGCGATAGTGTCATCCGTCTGCGCGATGTGGCGCGGATCGAGCTGGCCTCGGATGAATCGGGCGAGATCGTCAGCTTCAACGGTCAGTCGGGTACCTTTATCGGCGTGATGCCGACGCCTGCCGCCAACCCGCTGGATACCGCGCAGGCCGTGCATGATGCCCTGCCCGCGATCAACGCCTCGCTGCCCGAGGGGATGGAAATCCAGAACGTCTATGATTCCACCGAGACCATCTCGGCCTCGATCGAAGAGGTGTTCCACACGATCGCCGAAGCGGTGATCATCGTGGTGCTGGTGATCTTGCTGTTCTTGGGGTCGGTGCGCTCGGTGCTGATGCCCATTGTCACCATCCCACTGTCGCTGGTGGGGGTAATGGCGGTTCTGCTGGCGCTGGGATATTCGATCAACCTGCTGACGCTGCTGGCGATGGTTCTGGCCATCGGGCTTGTGGTGGATGACGCCATCGTGGTGGTGGAAAACATCCACCGCCATATCGAGGACGGGATGAAGCCGATCCCCGCCGCCGTCAAAGGCATGCAGGAGATCACCGGCCCCGTTATCGCCATGACCATCACTCTGGCCGCCGTTCTGGCACCTCTGGCCTTCACCGGCGGGCTGACAGGGGCGCTGTTTACCGAATTTGCCTTCACACTGGCCGGATCGGTGATCCTGTCGGGGATTATCGCGCTGACCATCACGCCGATGATGTCGGGGCGCATCCTCAAATCGGGCCATGCCGGCGGGTTTCAGGGCTTTGTGGACCGCGTTTTCGAAAAACTTGCGGGCTTTTACGAGCGCCGCGTGACGGGGTCACTGAACCTGCGCTGGGTCACGCTGCTGATCGTGGGGGTGCTCATGGGCACCACGGGGTTCATGTTCACCAAAACCTCGGGCGAACTTGCCCCCGACGAAGACCAGGGCGCGCTTTTCGCCATCATGAAAGGGCCGAAATACGCCACCGACCGCTATACCTCGGCCTATATCAAGCAGGTGGATGACAATACGAAAGACATCCCCGAAGTGCGGCAGAGCTTCTCGATTGCAGGGTTTGGCGGGGATGACGGTCAAGGCATCGAAATCTGGCAACTGAAGGACTGGGCCGACCGTGACCGGTCACAGGCTCAGGTGCAGCAGGACATTCAGGCGGGGCTGGACAAATCACCGGGGTTGCAGGGCTTTGCCTTTGCTCCGCCCACCCTGCCCGGCACGGGCGGTGGCTTGCCGATTTCGGTGATCTTGCAATCCGTGAACAGCTCGTCGCGCGTGGCAGAGGTCTCGGCAGAGATCACCCAGAAAGCGATGCAATCGGGCAAGTTCATCATCGTGCAGAACTCTCTAAGCTTCGACGCGCCCGAAGTGCAGGTCACCATCGACCGCGACCGCGCGGCCTCGCTGAATGTGCCGATCAGCCAGATCGGCCAGACGCTGGGCCTGCTTGTTGGCGGCGGGTCGGTGGCGCAATTCGACCGCGACTCGAACAGCTATGACATCATCACACAGGTGCCGCGCAGCTTCCGCGAAAACCCCGAAGAGCTGGGCAATTATTTTGTCCGCGCCTCGACCGGCGAGATGGTGCCCCTATCGGCCCTCGTGAAGATCGAAGGCGGCGTGCGCTCTGCCGCAATCGAGCAGTTCAACCAGTTGAATTCCTCGACCATCACCGCCCTGCCCCTGCCCACGGTCTCCACCGGCGAAGGGCTGGCCGAGATCCAGAAGATCGCGAATGAGACCATCCCCGACGGTTTCTTCATCGACTATTCCGGCCAGTCGCGGTTGGAGGTCACGCAGGGCAATACCATCGTCATCGCCTTTGCAGCCGCCGTTCTGGTGATCTATCTGGTGCTGGCGGCGCAATTCGAAAGCTTCCGCGACCCCTTCATCATCCTGATGACGGTGCCGATGACGGTCTTCGGGGCGCTCCTGCCACTCAATCTGGGCCTCGGCACGCTCAACATCTATTCTCAGGTCGGGCTGATCACCCTTGTCGGGCTGATCACCAAGCACGGCATCCTGATGGTGGAATTTGCCAACCAGCAGCGCGAGGACCACGGGCTGTCACGGCGCGAGGCGATCATCGCCGCCGCCCGCACCCGTCTGCGACCGATCCTGATGACCACCGCCGCCATGGCGCTGGCGGTGATTCCGCTGGTCATCGCCGAAGGCGCAGGGGCTGCGGCCCGTCAGGCGATGGGGGTGGTGATGTTCTCGGGCCTGATCATCGGCACGCTGTTCACCCTCTTCGTGGTGCCAATGTTCTACACCTTCATCTCGCCCTCGGATAAGGCATGGCGGGCGGCAAAAGAACGCAAGATCGCGGCCGGCTGA